From the genome of Phreatobacter cathodiphilus, one region includes:
- a CDS encoding DinB family protein encodes MPASNVQTFRAFAYNNAWANHRLLTACAALTPEAFAAARTGFFPSLQATLNHILVIDWFYADALEGGDLGPKAWENEIPCPALADLKREQAAVDRRLIAMCDALTDTALDGEVRVNRITRVQVERRDRLLMHLFQHQIHHRGQAHAMLAGTAVKPPQLDEFFSIGEAPLRAAEFAELGWTEEMVWGMDGG; translated from the coding sequence ATGCCCGCCTCGAACGTCCAGACCTTCCGCGCCTTCGCCTACAACAACGCCTGGGCAAACCATCGCCTGCTGACGGCCTGCGCGGCGCTGACGCCGGAGGCGTTCGCCGCGGCCCGGACGGGCTTCTTCCCCAGCCTCCAGGCGACGCTGAACCACATCCTCGTCATCGACTGGTTCTACGCCGATGCGCTGGAGGGCGGCGACCTCGGGCCGAAGGCCTGGGAGAACGAGATCCCCTGCCCCGCCCTCGCGGACCTGAAGCGCGAACAGGCGGCGGTGGACCGCCGTCTCATCGCCATGTGCGACGCCCTGACCGACACGGCGCTCGACGGCGAAGTCAGGGTGAACCGGATCACCCGAGTCCAGGTGGAGCGGCGCGACCGGCTCCTGATGCACCTCTTCCAGCACCAGATCCACCATCGCGGCCAGGCCCACGCCATGCTGGCGGGAACGGCGGTGAAGCCGCCGCAGCTCGACGAGTTCTTCTCCATCGGCGAGGCGCCGCTGAGGGCCGCAGAGTTCGCGGAACTCGGCTGGACCGAGGAGATGGTGTGGGGGATGGACGGGGGTTGA
- the lipB gene encoding lipoyl(octanoyl) transferase LipB, translated as MVNDRSNLVLGLAAPADAPPVEWVISEGLVPYPEALAAMEGHVAAISAGTARERVWLLEHPPLYTSGTSATAEGVVDARFPVFEAGRGGQMTYHGPGQRVAYVMLDLNRRKRDLRVFVAGLEDWIIGTLDAFNIRGERREDRVGVWVKRPDKGEGFEDKIAAIGIRVKRWVTLHGISLNVEPDLSHFGGIVPCGIADPRYGVTSLVDLGLPVTMAEVDAILRSTFEQRFGPTAAMGAA; from the coding sequence TCCAATCTGGTGCTGGGCCTCGCCGCGCCGGCCGACGCGCCGCCGGTCGAATGGGTGATCAGCGAGGGCCTCGTGCCCTATCCCGAGGCGCTGGCGGCCATGGAGGGCCATGTCGCGGCGATTTCGGCAGGAACCGCGCGGGAACGCGTCTGGCTGCTCGAACACCCCCCTCTCTACACCTCCGGCACCTCCGCGACCGCCGAGGGTGTGGTCGACGCGCGATTCCCCGTCTTCGAGGCCGGCCGCGGCGGGCAGATGACCTATCACGGGCCGGGCCAGCGGGTGGCCTATGTGATGCTCGACCTCAACCGCCGCAAGCGCGACCTCCGCGTCTTCGTGGCGGGGCTGGAGGACTGGATCATCGGCACGCTGGACGCCTTCAACATCCGCGGCGAGCGGCGCGAGGACCGCGTCGGCGTCTGGGTGAAACGGCCGGACAAGGGCGAGGGCTTCGAGGACAAGATCGCGGCCATCGGCATCCGCGTGAAGCGCTGGGTGACGCTGCACGGTATTTCGCTGAACGTCGAGCCGGACCTCTCCCATTTCGGCGGCATCGTGCCCTGCGGCATCGCCGACCCGCGCTACGGGGTCACGAGCCTGGTCGATCTCGGCCTGCCGGTGACCATGGCCGAGGTTGATGCCATCCTGCGGTCGACGTTCGAGCAACGTTTCGGCCCGACGGCGGCGATGGGGGCCGCCTGA
- a CDS encoding IlvD/Edd family dehydratase has translation MAKRPTGTTSKAPRGMRKGLTAYGDPGFSLFLRKAFIKAAGYSDDALDRPIIGITDTFSDYNPCHGNVRQLVEAVKRGVMLSGGLPFAFPTVSIHESFSNPTSMFLRNLMAIDTEEMIRAQPMDAVVLIGGCDKTVPAQLMGAASADVPAIQLITGPMLVGHYKGEVLGACTDCRRLWAMHRAGKIDEEEIEAVSGRLAPTVGTCMVMGTASTMGCLTEALGMALPHTGTIPATHADRIRAAEASGREAVKMAAAGRKPKDVITQASLRNAMVVLQAIGGSTNAVVHLAALAGRLGLTWDLEELDRLGREVPVLLDLKPAGSNYMEHFHWSGGVPRLLQELRDHLDLDAPTVTGERLGDWVDRAEQVPGQTIIRSLGQPLKKTGAHAVLRGSLAPGGAVIKAAAATPKLMVHTGRAVVFEDVEDMTNRIDDPDLDVTADDILVMRNAGPKGHPGMPEAGLLPIPKKLAQQGVTDMIRISDARMSGTAYGTIVLHVTPEAAEGSPLALVRSGDRISLDVPNRRVDLLVDEAELAERRKGWKKPKHMRQRQRGYRKLYLDHVTQADKGCDFDFLEK, from the coding sequence ATGGCGAAACGCCCCACCGGCACCACCAGCAAGGCCCCGCGCGGCATGCGCAAGGGGCTCACCGCCTATGGCGATCCCGGTTTCTCCCTGTTCCTGCGCAAGGCCTTCATCAAGGCGGCGGGCTATTCGGACGACGCCCTCGACCGGCCGATCATCGGCATCACCGACACCTTCTCAGACTACAATCCCTGCCACGGCAATGTCCGCCAGCTCGTCGAGGCGGTGAAGCGCGGCGTCATGCTGTCGGGCGGACTGCCCTTCGCCTTCCCCACCGTGTCGATCCACGAGAGCTTCTCCAACCCGACCTCCATGTTCCTCCGGAACCTCATGGCCATCGACACGGAGGAGATGATCCGCGCCCAGCCGATGGACGCGGTGGTTCTGATCGGCGGCTGCGACAAGACCGTGCCGGCCCAGCTGATGGGCGCGGCCTCGGCCGACGTGCCGGCCATTCAGCTCATCACCGGCCCCATGCTGGTGGGCCATTACAAGGGCGAGGTGCTGGGCGCCTGCACCGATTGCCGCCGGCTCTGGGCCATGCACCGCGCCGGCAAGATCGACGAAGAGGAGATCGAGGCCGTCTCGGGGCGCCTCGCGCCCACCGTCGGCACCTGCATGGTCATGGGCACGGCCTCGACCATGGGCTGCCTCACCGAGGCGCTGGGCATGGCCCTGCCCCATACCGGCACCATCCCCGCGACCCATGCCGACCGCATCCGCGCGGCGGAAGCCTCGGGGCGCGAGGCGGTGAAGATGGCGGCGGCCGGCCGCAAGCCGAAGGACGTCATCACCCAGGCCTCGCTCAGGAACGCCATGGTGGTGCTGCAGGCCATCGGCGGCTCCACCAACGCGGTCGTCCATCTGGCGGCGCTCGCCGGACGGCTCGGCCTGACGTGGGACCTCGAAGAGCTCGACAGGCTCGGCCGCGAGGTGCCCGTCCTCCTCGACCTCAAGCCCGCCGGCTCCAACTACATGGAGCATTTCCACTGGTCGGGCGGCGTGCCGCGCCTCCTCCAGGAGCTGAGAGACCATCTCGACCTCGACGCCCCGACCGTCACCGGAGAGCGGCTCGGCGACTGGGTGGACCGGGCCGAGCAGGTGCCGGGCCAGACCATCATCCGCTCGCTCGGCCAGCCGCTGAAGAAGACCGGCGCCCATGCGGTGCTGCGCGGCTCGCTGGCGCCGGGCGGCGCGGTGATCAAGGCCGCGGCGGCGACCCCGAAGCTGATGGTCCATACCGGCCGGGCCGTGGTCTTCGAGGATGTCGAGGACATGACCAACCGCATCGACGACCCCGATCTCGACGTCACCGCCGACGACATCCTCGTCATGCGCAATGCCGGGCCGAAGGGCCATCCGGGCATGCCGGAGGCGGGCCTGCTGCCGATCCCCAAGAAGCTGGCGCAGCAGGGCGTCACCGACATGATCCGCATCTCCGACGCGCGCATGTCCGGCACCGCCTACGGCACCATCGTGCTGCACGTGACGCCCGAGGCGGCGGAGGGTTCGCCGCTGGCCCTGGTTCGCTCCGGCGACCGCATCAGCCTCGACGTGCCGAACCGGCGGGTGGACCTGTTGGTCGACGAGGCCGAGCTCGCGGAGCGCCGCAAGGGATGGAAGAAGCCGAAGCACATGCGCCAGCGCCAGCGCGGCTACCGCAAGCTCTACCTCGACCACGTGACCCAGGCCGACAAGGGCTGCGACTTCGACTTCCTGGAGAAGTGA
- a CDS encoding AEC family transporter: protein MFPIIASLTPVFLIIVLGAWLRALPLIDEAGWRGLERATYYVFFPAMIIMTMAKADLRSVPVLAMGLSLIAGILAMAAILLALRPLLARTLGTDGPAFTSVFQGATRWNSFVAIATAGALYGQIGLTLTAISVAAMIPLLNVLAVVVLQRYAQDKPVVIGPTVKALAANPFIWSSVLGIVINVVGIPLPVIAMRFGDILGAAALGTGLLLVGAGLDVGAALKPRAITWVTTALKLLLMPAMAGGIAMALGVDGVALKVAILSAAMPSASGAYILARQMGGDAPLMAEILTVQTLMAVLTIPLVLSLVG, encoded by the coding sequence ATGTTCCCCATCATCGCCAGCCTGACGCCAGTCTTCCTCATCATCGTGCTCGGCGCCTGGCTGAGAGCGCTGCCGCTGATCGACGAGGCGGGCTGGCGGGGGCTCGAGCGCGCCACCTACTACGTCTTCTTCCCGGCCATGATCATCATGACCATGGCCAAGGCGGACCTGCGCTCGGTGCCGGTTCTGGCCATGGGCCTGTCGCTGATCGCCGGCATCCTCGCCATGGCGGCGATCCTGCTGGCGCTGCGGCCGCTTCTCGCCCGCACGCTCGGCACCGACGGGCCGGCCTTCACCTCGGTCTTCCAGGGCGCGACGCGGTGGAACTCCTTCGTCGCCATCGCCACCGCCGGCGCGCTCTACGGCCAGATCGGCCTGACGCTGACCGCCATCTCGGTGGCGGCGATGATCCCGCTGCTCAACGTGCTCGCCGTGGTGGTCCTCCAGCGCTACGCCCAGGACAAGCCGGTGGTGATCGGCCCGACCGTCAAGGCGCTGGCCGCCAATCCCTTCATCTGGTCCTCGGTGCTCGGCATCGTCATCAACGTCGTCGGCATTCCGCTGCCGGTCATCGCGATGCGCTTCGGCGACATCCTCGGGGCCGCCGCGCTCGGCACCGGGCTCCTGCTGGTGGGCGCCGGGCTCGACGTCGGTGCGGCCCTGAAGCCGCGCGCCATCACCTGGGTCACGACGGCGCTGAAGCTGCTGCTCATGCCGGCCATGGCGGGCGGCATCGCCATGGCGCTGGGCGTCGACGGCGTGGCGCTGAAGGTCGCCATCCTCTCGGCCGCCATGCCGAGCGCGTCCGGCGCCTACATCCTGGCGCGACAGATGGGCGGCGACGCCCCGCTCATGGCGGAAATCCTCACCGTGCAGACGCTGATGGCCGTCCTCACCATCCCGCTGGTGCTCTCCCTCGTCGGCTGA